A genome region from Deltaproteobacteria bacterium includes the following:
- a CDS encoding ferredoxin — protein MANKEEKVKDNVTGSWFVDSQCIDCDLCRTTAPANFKQN, from the coding sequence ATGGCAAACAAGGAAGAGAAGGTCAAAGACAACGTGACCGGAAGCTGGTTTGTCGACAGCCAGTGTATCGACTGCGACCTCTGCCGGACCACCGCCCCCGCCAATTTCAAGCAAAATC